In Melanotaenia boesemani isolate fMelBoe1 chromosome 7, fMelBoe1.pri, whole genome shotgun sequence, a single window of DNA contains:
- the gpr101 gene encoding probable G-protein coupled receptor 101 has translation MSGLQTPSMDTNFTGVSPELGFTSSSQEPVWSYTVNSVVKMVLISLIVCLSLFGNVVVLLVFQRKPQLLHVANRFVLNLLLADLLQTVLVMPFAIAATVPAVWPLDARLCQALVVLMHLFAFAGVNTIIVVSVDRYLAIIHPLSYPTRMTPHLGTNLIVCTWVLSFLQSTPPLYSWGVIDFDRHHMVCTVVWSSSLSYSAVVSTFSFWLPVLIMLGCYWMVFRAARRQNALVHPIQTQSYSQPCQQDFQGPSSPQQQPNPQQISPTEGPYTARRYPVRVRHRRFHYHCKAARVVFVIMASYIFSMGPYTILNTISMSTKAAVPPWLSSLALVLFFLQCCLHPYIYGYMHRSVRKEFLALLCGLLCKQGRPNQSSAMESCFTTTERRSGAHPHLPSLAARVFPLQTWEECTTSSSPTFERKSKDSRKETTSTSLSSERELPLHSKQST, from the coding sequence ATGTCAGGTTTACAGACACCAAGCATGGACACAAATTTTACTGGTGTTTCCCCAGAGCTTGGTTTCACCAGCTCCAGTCAGGAGCCAGTCTGGTCCTATACAGTTAACAGCGTGGTGAAGATGGTGCTCATATCTCTGATTGTGTGCTTATCCTTGTTTGGGAATGTGGTCGTTCTGCTGGTTTTTCAAAGAAAACCTCAACTCCTTCATGTTGCTAATCGATTTGTCCTCAACCTCCTCTTGGCGGACCTACTCCAGACCGTATTAGTCATGCCCTTTGCCATTGCAGCCACTGTGCCAGCTGTGTGGCCCCTGGATGCTCGTCTGTGTCAGGCCCTGGTGGTGCTCATGCACCTTTTTGCATTTGCTGGAGTCAACACCATCATAGTTGTATCTGTGGATCGCTATCTGGCTATCATTCACCCCCTTTCTTATCCTACTCGCATGACTCCTCACTTAGGCACCAACCTGATTGTCTGCACCTGGGTTCTGAGTTTCCTGCAGAGCACACCCCCCCTCTACAGCTGGGGGGTTATTGACTTTGACCGACATCACATGgtctgcacagtggtgtggtctTCTAGTTTGTCCTACTCTGCTGTGGTGTCCACCTTCTCTTTCTGGCTACCTGTGCTCATTATGCTGGGATGTTACTGGATGGTATTCAGAGCAGCTAGAAGGCAGAATGCTCTTGTGCACCCCATACAAACTCAGTCCTACTCCCAGCCCTGCCAACAGGACTTCCAAGGACCAAGCAGTCCACAGCAACAGCCCAACCCCCAGCAAATCAGTCCAACAGAAGGCCCCTACACAGCCAGACGATACCCTGTTCGAGTCAGACACAGACGTTTCCACTATCACTGCAAAGCAGCTCGAGTGGTTTTTGTGATCATGGCTTCATATATCTTCAGCATGGGTCCTTACACCATTCTGAATACTATATCTATGAGTACCAAAGCAGCCGTGCCTCCATGGTTATCCTCCCTTGCACTTGTGCTCTTCTTTTTACAGTGCTGCCTACACCCATACATTTATGGTTACATGCATCGTAGTGTGAGAAAAGAATTCCTGGCTTTGCTCTGCGGCCTGCTCTGCAAGCAGGGTCGCCCCAACCAAAGCTCCGCCATGGAAAGCTGCTTCACTACGACTGAGAGACGCTCCGGCGCTCACCCGCACCTACCCAGTCTGGCTGCTCGAGTATTCCCTCTGCAGACTTGGGAAGAATgcacaacatcctcctctccaaCTTTTGAGAGGAAGTCGAAGGACAGCCGCAAAGAGACCACCTCTACAAGCCTCAGCTCGGAGAGGGAGCTCCCCCTCCACAGCAAACAAAGCACATGA